A genomic window from Exiguobacterium acetylicum DSM 20416 includes:
- a CDS encoding GlsB/YeaQ/YmgE family stress response membrane protein: MGFLWALIVGGLIGWIASLIIGKDVPGGIIGNIIAGFIGSMIGQAIFGSMGPKVGGFAVIPAILGAVILIFIVSLILRAVRK, translated from the coding sequence ATGGGATTCTTATGGGCATTAATCGTTGGTGGTCTCATCGGTTGGATTGCAAGTTTAATCATTGGGAAGGATGTACCGGGTGGCATCATCGGTAACATCATCGCTGGTTTCATCGGTTCGATGATTGGTCAAGCTATCTTTGGTTCAATGGGACCAAAAGTTGGTGGATTTGCAGTCATTCCGGCTATTCTCGGAGCAGTCATCTTGATCTTCATCGTCTCACTTATTCTCCGGGCAGTACGCAAGTAA
- a CDS encoding YlbF family regulator, which yields MAETNLYDHAYTLERALRETSEYTTLKDLYTQVNADPESNELFASFRNIQLELQQKQMQGEEITPDDMASAQTKMLEVQNNPLISQLMQEEQRMHTMLTEVTQIIMKPLEELYAPMMEQQDDVQ from the coding sequence ATGGCAGAAACAAACTTATACGATCACGCGTACACTCTGGAGCGTGCATTACGTGAAACTTCGGAGTACACGACATTAAAAGATTTGTACACGCAAGTGAATGCGGATCCGGAATCAAACGAATTGTTCGCATCGTTCCGTAACATCCAACTTGAATTACAACAAAAACAGATGCAAGGTGAAGAAATCACACCAGACGATATGGCGTCTGCCCAAACTAAGATGCTTGAAGTACAAAACAACCCATTAATCAGTCAGCTGATGCAAGAAGAGCAACGGATGCACACGATGTTGACGGAAGTCACACAAATCATCATGAAGCCATTAGAAGAACTCTACGCGCCAATGATGGAGCAACAAGACGACGTCCAATAA
- a CDS encoding GlsB/YeaQ/YmgE family stress response membrane protein gives MGFLWALIVGGIIGWLASLILGKDVPGGIIGNIIAGFVGALIGQALFGDWGPMVAGFAIVPALLGAIILILIVSFILRAVNKR, from the coding sequence ATGGGATTCTTATGGGCATTAATCGTTGGTGGTATTATTGGTTGGTTAGCAAGTCTAATTTTAGGTAAAGACGTACCAGGCGGCATCATCGGTAATATCATCGCTGGTTTCGTTGGGGCATTAATTGGTCAAGCATTATTTGGAGATTGGGGTCCAATGGTTGCCGGATTCGCAATCGTTCCTGCTTTACTCGGAGCTATCATCCTTATCCTTATCGTATCGTTCATTCTCCGTGCGGTGAATAAACGATAA
- a CDS encoding TcaA second domain-containing protein codes for MASRVASTAQKKRKQRLLVGSVIVVGLFLLVAFWFGRNIQEAAKMEKTDERLAVLLKEKDQRGFQKLVTMSGKSLSMSEATRLVSWLTADAERTDRVIAQVKQDQDAGKQVKTHLFSLQEEDGWLWYDRYSLDVNPQRLTVSSDLPGTKVSLDGEEVGTIDQKSLEIKRSPGEYDVQVSAEQSGQTIEESKTIQLGDEPNATADFKLADRFNTTVSNEYAVDIKTLLETEVKARTGKSIDTMTGYLGRSRDSFENTFGTPDSTVANRARYDGYEVTYQSGQVEELLIRLNKTPDELEAIAGKPEGKKQEQVGTIWEYPSSFLEGVFEWLNLRTEKRVVEREDGMWLQLKD; via the coding sequence ATGGCATCACGAGTAGCCTCAACGGCTCAAAAAAAACGAAAACAGCGTCTGCTCGTCGGTAGCGTTATCGTCGTTGGTCTTTTCTTATTAGTTGCCTTTTGGTTTGGTCGTAACATACAAGAAGCGGCGAAAATGGAGAAAACAGACGAGCGTCTTGCTGTCTTATTAAAGGAAAAGGATCAGCGTGGGTTCCAAAAGCTAGTCACGATGAGCGGTAAGTCACTATCGATGAGTGAAGCGACGCGACTCGTTAGTTGGTTGACGGCTGATGCAGAGCGGACGGACCGGGTCATTGCACAAGTCAAACAGGATCAAGACGCAGGTAAGCAAGTGAAAACACATCTGTTTTCGTTACAAGAAGAAGATGGATGGCTTTGGTATGATCGGTACTCTCTTGATGTGAATCCTCAGCGGTTAACCGTTTCGAGTGATCTACCGGGAACCAAGGTTTCTTTAGATGGAGAAGAAGTCGGAACGATTGATCAGAAATCCCTTGAAATCAAGCGTTCTCCTGGAGAGTATGATGTTCAGGTAAGCGCGGAACAATCAGGACAGACCATCGAGGAATCAAAGACTATACAACTCGGAGATGAACCGAACGCGACAGCCGACTTTAAATTGGCGGATCGGTTCAATACGACCGTTTCGAACGAATATGCGGTCGATATCAAAACGTTACTTGAGACGGAAGTAAAAGCCCGGACTGGAAAAAGTATCGATACGATGACTGGTTATCTTGGACGTTCGCGTGATTCGTTTGAGAATACGTTCGGCACGCCTGATTCAACGGTTGCCAATCGAGCGCGATACGATGGATATGAAGTGACCTATCAGTCGGGGCAGGTGGAAGAGTTGTTAATTCGATTGAATAAGACTCCGGATGAACTTGAAGCCATCGCTGGAAAACCAGAAGGAAAGAAGCAAGAACAAGTCGGTACGATTTGGGAATATCCGTCTAGTTTTCTTGAAGGTGTGTTCGAATGGTTAAATTTACGGACGGAAAAGCGGGTCGTCGAGCGAGAGGACGGCATGTGGTTACAATTAAAAGACTAA
- a CDS encoding HTH-type transcriptional regulator Hpr, producing the protein MEHEKLYPGQEALLYSHKIVQLSKALWKTVEKDWQNWIKPFDLNINEHHILWISHALGGASISEIAKYGVMHVSTAFNFSKKLEDRGLLTFSKKETDKRNTYVQLTPEGESLLLETIQAFRPEENGVFRASLPLQELYGKFPELTDISAIVRRLYGDSFMDIFAETSKMITEEADRRPQDPVMDSIKKA; encoded by the coding sequence ATGGAACACGAAAAGTTATATCCTGGACAAGAAGCTTTATTGTATAGCCACAAGATTGTCCAGTTAAGCAAAGCACTATGGAAAACGGTAGAAAAAGATTGGCAAAATTGGATCAAGCCCTTTGATCTGAACATCAATGAACATCATATCTTGTGGATTTCGCACGCGCTAGGTGGCGCCTCAATCTCAGAAATCGCGAAGTATGGTGTCATGCACGTCTCAACGGCATTTAACTTCTCGAAGAAGTTAGAAGACCGCGGACTGTTGACGTTCTCAAAAAAGGAAACAGATAAACGAAATACCTACGTCCAGTTGACACCAGAGGGCGAATCACTCTTACTTGAGACGATTCAAGCGTTCCGCCCTGAAGAAAACGGTGTCTTCCGTGCATCACTTCCTCTTCAGGAACTGTACGGGAAGTTCCCGGAATTAACGGACATTTCTGCGATCGTACGTCGCTTGTATGGCGACAGCTTCATGGACATATTCGCTGAGACATCGAAGATGATCACAGAAGAAGCAGATCGTCGCCCTCAAGATCCAGTCATGGACTCAATCAAAAAAGCATAA
- a CDS encoding ABC transporter permease produces the protein MNSQSLWKERYQAAMTETAKYTRYMANGGLLFTVYFVILYGLVVYGRFLDQLDPSFPGRYLMAALFLILPLYRTSRTFLVEADQVFLLPVLAKLSSFMQQVRAYNAVFGIIRAIIPFLAVVVLYVRTEQTTPLELVLLGAALALFGAAANLSKLEGIAHRTVLLYAFGAALLVIIDMAWMTIVVALLLMVVLHLKRQDHLPLREWIALEQESRDRFYRLANWFVDVPHLTATYKRRRLLSSMVERIPHRAQTTFDYLYVKQFIRSGDGIGLIVRLTLIGAVFMWLANGNELFVALAIPAFAGLTSFQLAPFTKAVDQHLLTRLLPFGNAVQAKRKIIRFAAISQCIVLTLLGFFLSGSLYVVGGAALALVIGEYYARK, from the coding sequence ATGAACAGCCAGTCCTTATGGAAGGAACGATATCAGGCGGCGATGACGGAGACCGCGAAATATACAAGGTACATGGCGAATGGCGGACTGTTATTCACCGTTTACTTCGTTATTTTGTACGGTTTAGTCGTCTACGGTCGTTTCCTCGATCAACTCGATCCATCGTTTCCTGGTCGATATCTCATGGCAGCCTTATTTCTGATTTTACCGCTCTACCGGACAAGTCGGACGTTTCTCGTCGAAGCGGATCAAGTGTTTCTATTACCGGTATTAGCGAAGTTATCAAGTTTCATGCAACAAGTACGAGCGTACAATGCGGTCTTTGGGATCATTCGTGCCATAATTCCGTTTTTAGCAGTCGTTGTCCTTTATGTCCGAACGGAACAGACGACACCACTTGAACTTGTTTTACTTGGAGCAGCGCTTGCTTTGTTCGGAGCGGCTGCGAATTTATCAAAGCTTGAAGGTATCGCACATCGGACGGTGTTACTGTATGCGTTTGGAGCGGCGCTACTCGTCATCATCGATATGGCGTGGATGACGATCGTCGTCGCACTTCTCTTAATGGTCGTACTCCATTTGAAGCGTCAGGACCATCTTCCTCTACGCGAATGGATTGCACTTGAGCAGGAATCGCGCGATCGATTTTATCGATTAGCGAATTGGTTCGTCGATGTTCCCCATTTGACAGCAACGTATAAACGGCGTCGTCTCTTAAGTAGCATGGTCGAGCGGATTCCACATCGAGCGCAAACGACATTCGATTACTTGTATGTCAAACAGTTCATCCGGAGTGGAGACGGGATCGGATTGATTGTTCGTTTGACATTAATCGGGGCTGTGTTCATGTGGTTAGCAAATGGCAACGAGTTGTTCGTTGCGCTTGCAATCCCTGCGTTTGCAGGACTGACAAGCTTTCAGTTAGCACCGTTCACGAAGGCAGTAGACCAACATCTATTGACTCGTCTATTACCGTTTGGAAATGCTGTACAGGCGAAACGGAAAATCATTCGTTTCGCAGCAATCAGTCAATGTATCGTCTTGACGCTACTCGGATTCTTTTTAAGTGGATCCCTCTATGTCGTTGGTGGTGCAGCCTTGGCGCTTGTAATTGGTGAATACTACGCTCGAAAATAA
- the namA gene encoding NADPH dehydrogenase NamA — MKTKLFDRVQLGTLTFRNRVIMAPMCMYSAKEDGLVTDWHVTHYATRAMGGVGGVILEASAVTPDGRISAGDLGIWSDAHIEGLQRIADQVKAAGAKAGIQLAHAGRKSTTAEPPVAPSALPFDDTYGHPRALTLEEIATIKQQFIDAALRAERAGYDFIEIHGAHGYLLNTFLSPLSNVREDQYGGSIENRMRLLLEIIDGIQAVSKLSIWVRISAADHATGGMTATDYIPLAKELAARHIDLLDCSSGAVVANAVPEVYPGYQVSYAEELKRETGIATGAVGLITTAAHAEEIVRNGRADIVLLARELLRQPYWVYHAAAELGDTVALPKQYERAPIRTVR; from the coding sequence ATGAAGACGAAGTTGTTTGATAGGGTTCAACTTGGAACATTGACATTCCGCAATCGTGTCATCATGGCGCCGATGTGTATGTACAGTGCAAAAGAAGATGGACTGGTGACGGATTGGCATGTCACACACTATGCAACCCGTGCAATGGGTGGTGTCGGTGGTGTCATCTTAGAGGCGAGTGCTGTCACGCCAGACGGTCGCATTTCAGCCGGTGACCTTGGAATTTGGTCAGATGCACATATCGAAGGATTACAACGGATTGCAGACCAAGTCAAAGCAGCGGGTGCAAAAGCAGGCATTCAACTGGCCCATGCTGGGCGCAAAAGCACGACGGCAGAACCACCAGTCGCGCCGAGCGCTTTACCGTTTGATGACACATACGGTCATCCGCGAGCATTAACGCTTGAGGAAATCGCAACGATCAAACAACAGTTCATCGATGCAGCACTGCGTGCGGAACGAGCAGGGTATGATTTCATTGAAATTCATGGGGCTCATGGTTACTTATTGAACACGTTCCTCTCTCCGTTATCAAATGTTCGTGAGGACCAATACGGTGGATCGATTGAAAATCGGATGCGCTTGTTGCTAGAGATCATTGATGGGATTCAGGCAGTCTCCAAGTTGTCGATTTGGGTCCGGATTTCAGCAGCGGATCACGCAACAGGGGGAATGACAGCGACAGATTATATTCCACTCGCGAAAGAACTAGCTGCACGTCACATCGATCTACTCGACTGTAGTTCAGGGGCTGTCGTCGCTAATGCGGTACCGGAAGTGTATCCGGGCTATCAAGTGAGCTATGCGGAAGAGTTGAAACGAGAGACAGGTATTGCCACGGGAGCGGTTGGATTGATCACGACAGCTGCCCATGCAGAAGAAATCGTCCGTAACGGTCGAGCAGATATCGTCCTGCTCGCACGTGAGTTGCTGCGCCAACCTTACTGGGTTTATCATGCGGCAGCCGAACTAGGAGACACGGTCGCCTTGCCGAAACAATACGAACGAGCACCGATTCGGACAGTTCGCTAA
- a CDS encoding peptidylprolyl isomerase: MKKKLLGAAAVASVFTLAACGSNDEAVINYKGGEVNKADVQEEAYEKAGAQIAFQQTMNKLLEKKYGKEVTDKEVEAEVKKTKDQFPDKEQFSTTLKSAGIKNEKEFEKVLRTQMLLTEAKSAKSKVTDKEIQERFDQEKVEVKASHILVAKESEAKDIKKQLDDGADFAKLAKEKSTDTGSGTKGGDLGYFTKGKMVQEFEDYAFKDGVEGKISDPIKTQFGYHIIKVVDRKEKKDFTLDKEKSRIKKALAEEKAAQVNPNDIYRSLMKEYDVKIENKDFKDAFDLDKQEQQQMQQQMMQQQQQ, from the coding sequence ATGAAAAAGAAATTGTTAGGCGCAGCAGCAGTCGCAAGTGTATTTACGTTAGCAGCATGTGGATCAAATGACGAAGCCGTCATCAATTACAAAGGTGGAGAAGTCAACAAGGCTGACGTCCAAGAAGAAGCATACGAAAAAGCTGGTGCTCAAATCGCCTTCCAGCAAACGATGAACAAATTGCTCGAGAAGAAATACGGCAAGGAAGTCACGGATAAAGAAGTCGAAGCAGAAGTCAAAAAGACAAAAGACCAGTTCCCGGATAAAGAGCAGTTCAGTACGACATTGAAATCTGCTGGAATCAAGAACGAAAAAGAATTCGAGAAAGTTCTTCGCACACAAATGCTCTTAACGGAAGCAAAATCTGCAAAATCAAAAGTAACAGATAAAGAAATCCAAGAGCGTTTTGACCAAGAAAAAGTCGAAGTTAAAGCAAGCCATATCCTCGTCGCGAAAGAGTCAGAAGCAAAAGACATCAAAAAGCAATTGGATGACGGCGCGGACTTCGCGAAACTCGCAAAAGAGAAATCAACAGATACAGGTAGCGGTACAAAAGGTGGAGACCTCGGATACTTCACAAAAGGTAAGATGGTCCAGGAATTCGAAGATTATGCGTTCAAGGATGGCGTTGAAGGTAAAATCTCCGATCCAATTAAAACACAGTTCGGTTACCACATCATTAAAGTAGTCGATCGTAAAGAAAAGAAAGACTTTACACTTGATAAAGAAAAATCACGCATCAAAAAAGCACTTGCTGAAGAAAAAGCAGCACAAGTCAACCCGAACGATATCTACCGTTCACTCATGAAAGAATACGATGTCAAAATCGAAAACAAAGACTTCAAGGATGCTTTTGATTTAGATAAACAAGAACAACAACAAATGCAACAACAAATGATGCAACAACAACAGCAGTAA
- a CDS encoding YhzD family protein, protein MQYTMTVFSDRGETLLDDVFEAETDGQAREEGIRRLNESGYAHHAARVTRSGRLIHFERAYLPRIVPASS, encoded by the coding sequence ATGCAGTATACGATGACAGTCTTTTCAGATCGTGGTGAAACGTTACTCGATGACGTTTTTGAAGCAGAAACAGATGGACAGGCACGAGAAGAAGGGATTCGACGTCTCAATGAGAGTGGATACGCCCATCATGCAGCTCGCGTCACACGTTCAGGTCGTTTGATTCATTTCGAGCGCGCTTACTTGCCACGGATCGTCCCTGCTTCATCTTGA
- a CDS encoding HD domain-containing protein, with protein sequence MKGIGKLAVGETLDQRAMIKQAVKGIAANGKPYLTLILTDKTGEIETKMWDTSDLEKYAPKSIVHAAGEVMDYRGRTQLKLKQITVLEETNVEDYVQSAPIPREQIETEVLAFVESIQNSDMKKLVKHLITSRFDAYFTHPAAVKNHHAFYSGLSYHVLSMLRLADQIAQLYPTLNRDVLISGIILHDYAKIKELSDPVAPEYTLPGKLVGHITMMVAELEKVGAELQIDAEVLTVLQHLVLSHHGRPEWGSAVAPQMREAEVLFLIDNLDARMTMMDRLLEYVEPGQFSERSFALDNRAFYRPKL encoded by the coding sequence ATGAAAGGAATCGGTAAGTTAGCAGTTGGAGAAACGCTCGATCAACGAGCGATGATCAAGCAGGCGGTCAAAGGAATTGCAGCAAATGGGAAACCGTATTTAACGCTCATCTTGACGGACAAGACAGGCGAAATCGAGACGAAGATGTGGGATACGAGTGATCTTGAAAAATATGCGCCGAAGTCGATCGTCCATGCTGCTGGAGAAGTCATGGACTATCGAGGACGGACACAGCTGAAGCTTAAACAAATCACAGTACTAGAAGAGACGAATGTCGAGGATTATGTTCAATCGGCACCAATTCCGCGAGAGCAGATCGAGACGGAAGTCCTCGCGTTCGTAGAATCGATTCAAAACAGTGACATGAAAAAGCTCGTCAAACATTTGATTACTTCACGATTTGACGCCTACTTCACGCACCCGGCAGCGGTCAAGAACCATCATGCCTTTTACTCGGGGCTGTCGTACCATGTCCTTTCGATGTTGCGTCTAGCGGATCAAATCGCTCAACTCTATCCGACGTTAAACCGTGACGTGCTAATCAGTGGCATCATTCTACACGATTATGCGAAAATCAAGGAGTTATCCGATCCGGTTGCACCGGAATATACGTTGCCTGGTAAACTCGTCGGTCATATTACGATGATGGTAGCGGAACTTGAAAAAGTCGGAGCAGAATTACAAATTGACGCAGAAGTACTGACGGTCTTGCAACATCTCGTCTTAAGTCATCACGGACGACCAGAATGGGGTTCTGCCGTCGCACCACAGATGCGAGAAGCAGAAGTTTTGTTCTTGATCGATAACCTTGATGCACGGATGACGATGATGGATCGCCTTCTGGAATATGTCGAGCCAGGACAGTTCTCGGAACGATCATTTGCACTAGATAATCGTGCTTTTTACCGTCCGAAGCTATAA
- the dinB gene encoding DNA polymerase IV: MERKIIHIDMDAFYASVEQRDRPRLKGVPVVVGGPPHARGVVATCSYEARKYGIHSAMPSRRAFQLCPRAVFIRPRFDVYRAVSAQIMALFREVTPLVEPLSLDEAYLDVTENYFDQKSATYIAQYVLQQIKERTGLTASAGVSNSKLVAKVASGYEKPNGLTVVPPEDVLSFLSPLKIGDLHGVGKVTEQALRKQGIETVADVQAMPVEQLRALLGRDRGTELHAMAHGIDERPVRPERERKSIGSETTFEEDTEDIDTIFETLIRESKSVIASLQKKELVCRTITIKWKTDTFQSRSKRHTFSEETADEERLLEETTKLFNGITFDGPIRLIGMTVSHLTTPPAARQLTWQDLDLRL; this comes from the coding sequence ATGGAACGAAAAATCATTCATATTGATATGGACGCCTTTTACGCTTCCGTCGAGCAACGCGATCGTCCTCGATTAAAAGGTGTTCCCGTCGTCGTCGGTGGACCGCCTCATGCACGCGGTGTCGTAGCGACCTGTTCCTATGAAGCACGGAAATACGGCATCCATAGCGCGATGCCGTCAAGACGTGCCTTCCAGCTTTGCCCTCGTGCCGTCTTCATTCGTCCTCGCTTTGACGTCTACCGGGCTGTCAGTGCGCAAATCATGGCACTTTTTCGAGAAGTGACACCGCTCGTCGAGCCCCTCTCACTGGATGAGGCGTACCTCGACGTCACCGAAAATTACTTTGATCAAAAAAGTGCGACCTATATTGCGCAATATGTTCTACAACAAATTAAAGAACGGACAGGTCTGACTGCCTCTGCTGGTGTTTCTAACTCTAAACTCGTCGCGAAGGTCGCTTCCGGATACGAGAAACCGAACGGATTGACGGTCGTTCCTCCAGAGGACGTCCTGAGTTTCTTATCTCCATTAAAAATTGGAGACTTACATGGCGTCGGAAAAGTCACGGAACAAGCGTTACGCAAACAAGGGATTGAAACCGTCGCAGATGTTCAAGCAATGCCGGTCGAACAATTACGAGCATTGCTTGGACGCGATCGGGGAACGGAACTACATGCGATGGCGCATGGGATCGACGAGCGTCCGGTTCGTCCGGAACGCGAGCGAAAATCAATCGGTTCTGAGACGACCTTCGAAGAAGATACGGAGGATATCGATACGATATTTGAGACGTTGATTCGAGAATCAAAATCCGTCATTGCGAGTCTTCAAAAAAAAGAACTCGTTTGCCGAACGATCACGATCAAGTGGAAGACTGATACATTCCAGTCACGTTCGAAACGGCATACATTTTCAGAAGAGACGGCGGACGAAGAACGATTACTTGAGGAAACAACGAAACTCTTCAATGGCATCACCTTCGACGGACCAATCCGTTTGATTGGTATGACGGTCAGTCACCTTACTACACCTCCTGCTGCGAGACAACTGACGTGGCAAGACTTAGACTTGCGCTTGTAA
- a CDS encoding magnesium transporter CorA family protein, whose amino-acid sequence MELEPQFNWSRYLDLADYEQTFPAATVDQSEMDWLTQLRSKDMNFTRSEKGVLYGAVVTWQNPVDKSDRRSICFYVTKEKLITIGLSESIVTLVAPYSPAHPFAAFYTILALQLNTYFAGIDQFETELFSRQDELRGSINEDSLDSIFALRDTIENWSDLIVPFQELVMAGEESFLDEDTYLEDLSLKLSTKRVRRLLMLIEHYQKDIEVLLDLSTTVSNFRGNEIMKALTIFTAVATPTMALGAIWGMNFKIMPELEWKYGYALSLGLIFLSTGGIFYWMRWRGWLGALVRMPKNSRPKK is encoded by the coding sequence ATGGAACTGGAACCTCAATTTAATTGGTCCCGCTATCTCGATTTAGCTGACTATGAACAAACATTTCCGGCGGCTACCGTCGACCAATCCGAAATGGACTGGCTCACGCAGCTACGATCAAAAGACATGAACTTTACCCGGTCGGAAAAAGGGGTTCTTTATGGTGCTGTCGTCACCTGGCAAAATCCCGTCGACAAAAGTGACCGTCGCTCGATTTGTTTTTATGTGACGAAAGAAAAACTGATCACGATCGGATTGTCGGAATCGATCGTGACACTCGTTGCCCCCTACTCGCCCGCGCATCCGTTCGCTGCTTTTTATACGATTCTTGCTTTACAGCTGAACACATATTTTGCCGGTATCGATCAGTTTGAGACGGAACTGTTCTCAAGACAAGATGAACTGCGTGGCAGCATTAATGAAGATTCGCTTGATAGCATCTTCGCGCTACGCGACACGATCGAGAACTGGTCCGATTTGATCGTTCCGTTTCAAGAGCTCGTCATGGCTGGTGAAGAATCATTTCTCGACGAGGACACGTATCTCGAGGATCTCTCGTTGAAGCTATCTACGAAACGTGTCCGCCGCCTGTTAATGCTCATCGAACATTATCAAAAAGACATTGAGGTCCTGCTCGACTTATCGACGACCGTCTCGAACTTCCGTGGAAACGAAATCATGAAGGCGTTAACGATTTTTACTGCCGTCGCGACACCAACGATGGCCCTCGGTGCAATTTGGGGGATGAACTTTAAAATCATGCCGGAATTAGAATGGAAATATGGTTACGCCCTATCCCTAGGTCTAATCTTTCTCTCGACCGGTGGCATCTTCTACTGGATGCGCTGGCGTGGATGGTTAGGCGCTCTTGTTCGGATGCCAAAGAACAGTCGACCAAAAAAATAG
- a CDS encoding ABC transporter ATP-binding protein, producing MLLDIKGLSGGYGSKTVLHDINIEVDQGELVGLIGLNGAGKSTTIKHILGLLPVKTGSVRINGLDLATNETEYRRQVAYIPEQPMLYEQLTLREHLRLMAQGYDVEETIATERAQHYAERLRMTKQLEWFPSVFSKGMKQKAMILCALVTGSELLIVDEPFVGLDPLAIRELLQIFSELKQDGKGILMSTHILETAERHCNRFVLLHEGHIAAEGTTAALRARYGLQDGTLDDLYVAAIEEAER from the coding sequence ATGTTATTAGACATTAAAGGTTTGTCAGGAGGATACGGGTCAAAAACGGTTCTGCATGACATCAATATCGAAGTCGATCAGGGGGAACTTGTTGGTTTAATTGGTTTGAACGGTGCCGGAAAATCGACGACAATCAAGCACATACTAGGTCTTTTACCAGTCAAGACGGGATCCGTTCGAATCAATGGATTGGATTTAGCGACGAATGAAACCGAGTATCGTCGTCAAGTCGCGTATATTCCGGAACAGCCGATGTTATATGAACAACTGACGTTACGTGAGCATCTTCGTCTGATGGCGCAAGGATATGACGTCGAAGAGACGATTGCGACAGAACGCGCGCAACATTACGCTGAACGACTCCGAATGACGAAGCAACTAGAATGGTTTCCAAGTGTCTTCTCAAAAGGGATGAAGCAAAAAGCAATGATTTTATGTGCACTCGTCACAGGCAGTGAGCTGTTAATCGTCGATGAACCATTCGTTGGATTAGATCCGCTCGCGATTCGTGAATTACTTCAGATTTTTAGTGAACTCAAGCAGGACGGTAAAGGGATTTTAATGTCGACGCATATCCTTGAGACAGCCGAGCGTCACTGTAATCGATTCGTGCTCTTACATGAGGGGCATATTGCAGCGGAAGGAACGACAGCTGCTTTACGAGCCCGATATGGACTGCAAGATGGAACGCTGGATGATCTCTACGTTGCCGCGATCGAGGAGGCGGAACGATGA